A part of Denitratisoma oestradiolicum genomic DNA contains:
- a CDS encoding SDR family NAD(P)-dependent oxidoreductase: MSARFTDRIAFISGGASGIGAATAKRLAAEGGTAVICGRRQEPLEQVVKEIRAQGGKADWLIADITDETAVNDAIAETIKRHGSLDVLINNAATVIRGQIDGSASADWFSCLQGSLSSIYFCIRATLPYMKRQQYGAIVNISSVCGLLGAPAMGAYSAAKAGMIGFSRVAALEGAPDNIRVNVVVPGTVMTPPTAAALSDANSMAASLRAIPLKRIAKPEEIASAILFLASEEASYITGTTLTVDGGKTCQLNTRSTQMSD; encoded by the coding sequence ATGAGCGCACGCTTTACCGATCGAATCGCATTTATTTCTGGCGGGGCCAGCGGAATTGGCGCTGCCACCGCAAAGCGCCTTGCTGCAGAGGGGGGAACGGCCGTGATATGCGGCCGCCGTCAGGAGCCCCTGGAGCAGGTAGTCAAAGAAATACGCGCTCAAGGCGGCAAGGCTGACTGGTTGATTGCAGATATCACTGATGAGACGGCCGTCAATGATGCCATTGCCGAAACCATCAAACGCCACGGAAGTCTCGATGTATTGATCAACAATGCTGCAACCGTCATTCGAGGACAAATAGATGGCAGCGCTTCTGCAGACTGGTTTTCATGTCTGCAAGGCTCCCTATCCAGCATCTATTTTTGCATCCGCGCCACACTACCCTATATGAAACGCCAGCAGTATGGCGCCATCGTCAACATCTCCTCGGTCTGCGGCCTGCTCGGCGCACCCGCCATGGGCGCCTATAGCGCCGCCAAGGCGGGAATGATTGGGTTTTCCCGAGTGGCCGCTCTGGAAGGGGCTCCTGACAATATCCGAGTCAATGTCGTCGTGCCTGGGACAGTGATGACACCGCCCACAGCAGCCGCGTTGTCTGATGCCAACTCCATGGCAGCATCCCTGAGGGCCATCCCTCTGAAGCGCATCGCCAAACCAGAGGAGATTGCCTCAGCCATCCTTTTCCTGGCTTCCGAAGAAGCCTCCTACATCACGGGAACGACCTTGACGGTGGACGGGGGAAAGACCTGCCAGCTGAACACGCGCTCGACCCAGATGAGTGATTAG
- a CDS encoding SDR family NAD(P)-dependent oxidoreductase, with the protein MKARLGWLRLIGNQIALRLESEGASVVVVDIDQVTADETCRLMKHPENNLAITCDVASSKDVAQVMAQVTQRYGRLDILVNNAGVGTVPGDAFEAHKLRRQQYLEQVGRGEKPTIFPDRIIDMEDRGFWKLMEINLGGTFYFCREATRLMIAAESPGSIINIASTSALSGEGAVHYASAKAAMLGLTKSLARELAPRHIRVNAVCPGPTNTTRISALGATRAQALIEGTLINRLCEPNEIAATVAFLASDEGTAFTGQTLAANGGSYLL; encoded by the coding sequence ATGAAAGCGCGATTAGGTTGGCTGAGACTCATCGGTAATCAGATAGCGCTAAGACTTGAGAGTGAAGGGGCAAGCGTAGTCGTTGTCGATATTGATCAGGTCACAGCAGATGAGACCTGCAGGCTAATGAAACATCCAGAAAATAACCTGGCGATCACCTGCGATGTGGCCAGCAGCAAGGATGTTGCCCAAGTCATGGCTCAAGTCACGCAACGCTATGGGCGATTGGATATTCTGGTCAACAACGCCGGGGTCGGGACTGTCCCGGGCGATGCATTCGAGGCGCACAAGTTACGTCGTCAGCAATATCTCGAGCAGGTTGGACGCGGAGAAAAGCCGACCATATTCCCCGACAGAATCATCGATATGGAAGATAGGGGCTTCTGGAAGCTGATGGAAATCAATTTAGGGGGCACTTTCTATTTCTGTAGAGAGGCCACGCGATTAATGATTGCCGCCGAGTCGCCGGGCAGCATCATCAATATCGCCAGCACCTCTGCACTCAGCGGGGAGGGGGCAGTCCATTACGCAAGCGCCAAGGCTGCGATGCTGGGGCTAACCAAAAGCCTGGCCCGTGAGTTGGCCCCCCGTCACATCCGGGTCAATGCTGTCTGCCCTGGCCCAACCAACACCACCAGAATCAGTGCCCTGGGCGCGACAAGAGCTCAGGCTTTGATTGAGGGAACCCTGATCAATCGTCTTTGCGAACCGAATGAGATCGCGGCAACGGTTGCCTTCCTGGCCTCGGATGAGGGAACAGCATTTACCGGACAGACCCTGGCGGCCAATGGCGGTAGTTACTTACTCTGA
- a CDS encoding IS1595 family transposase translates to MKNRVQFQQGLSMAEFMERYGTEAKCETALVEQRWPSGFVCPCCRDTRHSRFERGGKRLWQCHRCRHQVSVTAGTIFENTKLPLTKWFLAMFFMTQSKNNISALSLKRHLGVSYDTAWLLKHKLMAVMGDAEAGRALDVRVEIDDAYLGGARAGKVGRGSENKVPFVAAVETTADGRPLFVRFDPMPFTHERIDAWASKTLAPTTHALSDGLPSFSVLANSVETHEAIVVGSGKQAAQHPKFRWVNTLISNFKTALSGTYHAFRFAKYAKRYFAEYAYRFNRRFDLRTIVVSLISDCARMLPHNESAIRLAETHR, encoded by the coding sequence ATGAAAAATCGGGTGCAATTTCAACAAGGGCTGTCGATGGCCGAGTTTATGGAGCGGTACGGAACGGAGGCGAAATGCGAGACGGCGCTGGTCGAACAGCGTTGGCCCTCGGGATTCGTCTGTCCGTGCTGCCGGGACACCCGGCACTCCCGTTTTGAGAGAGGTGGAAAAAGGCTGTGGCAATGCCATCGCTGCCGCCACCAAGTGAGCGTCACCGCCGGAACGATCTTCGAGAACACCAAGCTGCCCTTGACCAAATGGTTCCTGGCCATGTTCTTCATGACCCAGTCCAAGAACAACATCTCGGCGCTGTCGTTGAAGCGCCACCTCGGCGTCAGCTACGACACTGCTTGGCTGCTCAAGCACAAGCTGATGGCGGTGATGGGCGATGCCGAGGCCGGTCGGGCGCTGGATGTTCGTGTCGAGATCGACGACGCTTATCTTGGCGGTGCCCGTGCCGGCAAGGTGGGCCGGGGTTCCGAGAATAAGGTACCGTTCGTGGCGGCGGTGGAAACGACCGCCGATGGTCGGCCTCTTTTCGTCCGTTTCGACCCCATGCCTTTCACTCACGAGCGGATCGACGCCTGGGCCAGCAAGACGCTGGCGCCGACCACCCACGCGTTGTCGGATGGCTTGCCGAGTTTCTCGGTACTGGCGAATTCGGTCGAGACACACGAGGCCATCGTGGTCGGCTCCGGCAAGCAGGCGGCCCAGCATCCAAAGTTCCGCTGGGTGAATACCTTGATCTCGAATTTCAAGACCGCTCTGTCGGGAACCTATCATGCCTTCCGCTTCGCCAAATACGCCAAGCGCTATTTCGCCGAATACGCCTACCGCTTCAACCGCCGATTCGATCTCCGAACCATCGTCGTGAGCCTCATCAGTGATTGCGCCAGGATGCTGCCGCACAATGAAAGCGCGATTAGGTTGGCTGAGACTCATCGGTAA
- a CDS encoding CaiB/BaiF CoA transferase family protein: MKLGDVSNETAMKFGKPLTGVRILALEQMQSLPWATQLLARLGAEVVKVEQPGNGDPSRLAHPGVLDPQGRPLGATFLRNNLNKRSICIDFKHEEGRALLKRMLARYDVFCENFKPGTLAALGLDYPSLSADNPRLIYFSLSGFGQTRASPYKNWPAYAAVAEAMSGVYEHARLPHQPPIPNPVAGLGDTSAGMFGVIGVLAALRHRDRIGQGQHVDIAMFDAMLAMADYGLNVWSLGLRREPDEEFIQPGIHQPFRAQDGWFMLQVVREHQFASLVRLIGCESWLSDERLSTRLGWGRHIESLIRPGIEGWAATRTRMEVCRLLAAQGVAAGPCLFHKELVDDAHVCAHDALVEIPRPNGDGPPVLVAGNPIKMSAVSEGPESRMPWVGEHTAGILQADLGLDSDELTSLYRNGVIG, encoded by the coding sequence ATGAAACTGGGTGATGTCAGTAACGAAACCGCGATGAAATTTGGTAAACCGCTTACCGGAGTGCGCATTCTCGCCCTGGAGCAAATGCAGTCCTTGCCCTGGGCAACGCAATTGCTAGCGCGTTTGGGCGCGGAGGTAGTGAAAGTCGAGCAGCCCGGAAATGGGGATCCAAGCCGCTTGGCTCATCCCGGTGTGCTGGACCCTCAAGGGCGCCCGTTGGGCGCCACGTTTTTGCGCAACAATCTGAACAAGCGCAGCATCTGCATCGACTTCAAGCACGAGGAAGGACGAGCTTTGCTGAAGCGTATGCTTGCGCGCTACGATGTTTTCTGTGAGAACTTCAAGCCTGGCACATTGGCGGCGCTAGGATTGGATTATCCGAGCCTGTCGGCGGACAACCCGCGGCTGATTTATTTTTCTCTTTCCGGGTTTGGCCAGACAAGGGCATCGCCCTACAAGAACTGGCCTGCCTATGCAGCCGTGGCCGAGGCCATGTCCGGCGTTTACGAACATGCTCGCCTGCCCCATCAGCCCCCGATTCCCAACCCGGTCGCCGGCCTGGGTGATACCAGTGCGGGCATGTTCGGGGTGATCGGGGTACTGGCTGCTCTGCGGCATCGGGACCGGATCGGTCAGGGCCAGCATGTCGATATCGCCATGTTCGATGCGATGCTGGCCATGGCGGATTACGGGTTGAACGTATGGTCTCTCGGGCTGCGGCGCGAACCCGATGAGGAGTTCATCCAGCCGGGCATTCATCAACCCTTTCGCGCCCAGGATGGCTGGTTCATGTTGCAGGTGGTGCGGGAGCACCAGTTTGCGAGCTTAGTGAGACTGATCGGATGCGAATCCTGGCTGAGTGATGAGCGATTGAGTACCAGGCTCGGTTGGGGGCGGCACATCGAATCGCTGATCCGGCCAGGTATTGAGGGTTGGGCTGCGACCCGAACGCGCATGGAGGTTTGTCGGTTGCTGGCAGCCCAGGGTGTGGCTGCTGGGCCGTGCCTGTTCCATAAGGAACTTGTGGATGATGCCCATGTGTGCGCCCACGACGCACTGGTCGAAATTCCCCGTCCGAATGGCGACGGGCCACCGGTGCTGGTGGCTGGCAATCCGATCAAGATGTCTGCCGTCAGCGAAGGGCCGGAATCCCGTATGCCCTGGGTTGGAGAGCATACGGCGGGAATCTTGCAAGCCGATCTGGGACTTGACAGCGATGAACTCACCAGTCTTTATCGCAACGGTGTCATTGGCTGA
- a CDS encoding spinster family MFS transporter — protein sequence MMPENKECSMPRKPLSERSWYPNYVLAILLLAYIFSFIDRQILSLMVVPIRRDLGISDFQMSLLQGTAFALLYSVMALPIARLADAYSRRTIISSGIALWSIMTISCGLARSYGTLFLARVGVGVGEAALSPAAYSLLSDYFSKQRLARAVAIYSLGISLGSGLAYLAGGLLMEAVSKISVIELPLLGAMKPWQAVFIIVGLPGLLIALLMAYVGEPERRGALHDPSGQTQKLKMRETLRFLLTRWRLYLVFPIATGFLGIFSFGLMAWYPTFLIRTFGMSIGESGTYFGLTYLFVGTLGTYFGARIAESLQKKYPDIHIRFVMISALVMIVPGVLGPLMPSAPLALAMLIPTIFLKCSYYGSTGTAMQLVTPNQMRAQVSALQIFFGNIIGLAVGASSIAALNDFVFHDDNSIHYSLALVAGASCLGGVLLLASCLKPYAKALAETKSTEEGTNAPIDEKGAKQKAACSIAMAET from the coding sequence ATGATGCCTGAAAACAAGGAATGTTCGATGCCCAGAAAACCTCTGAGTGAACGTAGTTGGTATCCTAACTATGTCCTCGCGATCCTGCTGCTCGCCTATATTTTCTCCTTCATCGACCGCCAGATACTCAGCCTCATGGTCGTACCCATCCGGCGCGACCTGGGGATCAGCGATTTCCAGATGAGTCTGTTGCAAGGTACAGCCTTCGCACTGCTCTATTCCGTCATGGCCTTGCCGATTGCACGCCTTGCGGACGCCTACAGTAGACGCACGATCATTTCCAGTGGCATCGCGCTGTGGAGCATAATGACAATCAGTTGCGGGTTGGCCCGTTCCTATGGCACCTTATTTCTGGCGCGCGTCGGCGTCGGTGTCGGAGAAGCGGCCCTTTCTCCCGCAGCCTATTCGCTGCTGAGCGACTATTTCTCGAAGCAACGCCTGGCGCGGGCGGTCGCCATCTACAGCCTCGGCATCAGCCTGGGTAGCGGACTGGCCTACCTGGCGGGCGGCCTGCTCATGGAAGCGGTTTCCAAAATATCCGTCATCGAACTACCGCTGCTGGGGGCCATGAAACCCTGGCAGGCGGTCTTCATCATCGTCGGCTTACCCGGCTTGCTGATTGCCTTGCTGATGGCGTACGTCGGGGAGCCGGAGCGTCGTGGTGCACTGCACGACCCTTCGGGCCAAACACAAAAGCTCAAGATGCGGGAAACCTTGCGTTTCCTGCTGACTCGCTGGCGTCTCTATCTCGTTTTCCCGATTGCCACCGGCTTTCTCGGCATTTTCTCCTTTGGACTGATGGCCTGGTACCCGACGTTCCTGATTCGCACTTTCGGCATGTCGATCGGTGAGTCCGGCACATATTTCGGGCTGACATACTTGTTCGTCGGCACCCTGGGGACCTACTTTGGCGCCCGCATTGCCGAGAGTCTTCAGAAAAAATATCCCGATATCCATATCCGTTTCGTGATGATTTCCGCTCTGGTGATGATCGTACCGGGCGTGCTAGGGCCACTGATGCCCTCGGCGCCTTTGGCGCTGGCGATGCTGATACCGACGATTTTTCTCAAATGCAGCTATTACGGCAGCACCGGCACGGCGATGCAATTGGTAACGCCCAACCAGATGCGCGCTCAGGTATCCGCGTTGCAAATATTCTTCGGCAATATCATCGGCCTGGCGGTGGGTGCATCATCGATTGCCGCACTGAACGATTTCGTCTTTCACGACGACAACTCCATTCATTATTCCTTGGCCTTGGTGGCTGGTGCTTCCTGCTTGGGCGGTGTGCTGCTACTTGCCTCATGCCTGAAACCCTATGCCAAGGCCCTGGCCGAAACCAAGAGTACGGAAGAAGGCACCAATGCGCCCATTGATGAAAAAGGCGCGAAGCAGAAAGCGGCTTGCAGCATCGCCATGGCGGAAACTTAA
- a CDS encoding TonB-dependent receptor — protein MRVMYRHNCVKKIAALIGGAMSGVLSTHAYSASDSSAGKLQELEEIVVTAQKRVENLQDVPISITALSSKALEAQNVTDTNSFAKEIPSLHIKQGTTGTITLAIRGISNNDPANPGYENAVGIYTDGVYSGISAGSLFDLGDVERIEVLRGPQGTLYGRNTIGGAINVISKRPSGELSGSVKVGFGNYNLRTTNASIDLPTFGKENDGLGTVKARLSVFERKSGTVTPNVPVSYTTVSKPTANFSGFGNTDRNGFHLGVDWQPSSSVQVAYDYSQFKADDRQRLFQIIDVVRPSTLPVGFENYIPPGQPPAFGTANQAPFFKTDNSTHALTLTWTLNEHLTLKSITGYRKLQTSDAQDLDGSNTAQFDSQRYGDFNQTTEELQLLGTHQGLKYVVGAYYSKEKQKSVRAQQFSNGATTRNTNAHLNNRNSAIFGQIDYTPEAMPKLSLSLGARHTNETKEMSRYIMNYSNSTGVYGLVNPAPNLVLPPIEFSNSSVMFSPSYRITDKLNVYYKYSEGFRSGGYDGVSATIASASVPFKPEELKTHEIGMKSRWLENRLDLNMALFRSYYDDQQVNSFTGTTSAVLNAGKSKINGAELEAKALLMEGLQAGLGLSFLNYSYQKFDMGPTIGDVAERARMNNAPRHTANLSVDYSFPRFSFGKLALHLNYNYVAAAEAIAIKTNGAAPNSKLDARGLYDARIVLSGVKVGNESSLQFALWGMNLTNKRYIDGLVDFNTFRAGTLGMPRTYGGDVTLNF, from the coding sequence ATGAGAGTCATGTATCGGCACAACTGTGTTAAGAAGATAGCAGCACTGATTGGCGGCGCTATGTCCGGGGTGCTCAGTACGCATGCTTATAGTGCATCTGACAGTTCTGCCGGAAAACTCCAGGAACTGGAGGAAATTGTCGTCACAGCGCAAAAACGTGTCGAAAACCTGCAAGATGTGCCCATCTCCATTACCGCTTTGAGTAGCAAGGCGCTCGAAGCCCAGAACGTAACGGATACGAACTCGTTCGCCAAGGAAATTCCCAGTCTACACATCAAACAAGGCACGACGGGGACTATCACGCTGGCTATTCGCGGTATCAGCAACAACGATCCGGCCAACCCTGGTTATGAGAACGCCGTGGGGATCTATACCGATGGTGTTTATTCAGGCATTTCGGCCGGTTCACTGTTCGATCTGGGAGATGTCGAACGCATCGAAGTCTTGCGTGGTCCTCAGGGTACGCTATATGGCCGGAACACCATCGGCGGAGCCATTAACGTCATCAGCAAACGCCCTAGTGGAGAACTGAGCGGTTCGGTCAAGGTCGGCTTTGGTAATTACAATCTCCGTACCACTAATGCCAGCATCGACCTGCCTACATTCGGTAAAGAGAATGACGGTCTAGGCACGGTGAAGGCTAGGTTGAGCGTGTTCGAACGCAAATCCGGCACCGTCACCCCCAACGTGCCGGTCAGCTACACCACCGTATCAAAGCCGACGGCCAACTTCTCCGGATTTGGCAATACCGATCGCAACGGTTTTCATCTGGGGGTGGACTGGCAACCGAGCAGCAGTGTTCAGGTCGCCTATGACTACTCCCAGTTCAAAGCCGACGACCGCCAGCGATTGTTCCAGATCATTGACGTCGTACGCCCCAGCACTTTGCCGGTTGGCTTCGAGAACTATATTCCGCCTGGCCAGCCCCCCGCATTCGGTACTGCCAACCAGGCCCCGTTCTTCAAGACTGACAATTCCACCCACGCACTCACACTAACCTGGACCCTGAACGAACATCTCACCCTCAAATCCATCACCGGTTACCGCAAATTGCAGACATCCGATGCCCAAGATCTGGATGGCAGCAATACCGCGCAGTTCGACTCGCAGCGCTATGGCGATTTCAACCAGACGACCGAAGAGCTGCAGCTGCTCGGCACCCATCAGGGACTGAAATATGTCGTCGGCGCGTATTACTCCAAGGAGAAGCAAAAAAGCGTCCGCGCCCAACAATTCTCCAACGGCGCCACAACCCGGAACACGAATGCCCACCTGAACAATAGGAACTCGGCCATTTTTGGTCAGATCGACTATACCCCTGAAGCGATGCCGAAACTCTCGCTTAGCCTGGGAGCACGACATACCAATGAAACCAAGGAGATGTCGCGCTACATCATGAACTACAGCAACAGCACAGGGGTTTATGGGCTCGTCAATCCTGCTCCGAACCTGGTGTTGCCGCCGATCGAATTCAGCAATAGCTCGGTAATGTTTTCACCCAGCTACCGGATCACAGACAAGCTGAATGTCTACTACAAATACTCGGAAGGCTTCCGCAGTGGAGGGTACGATGGCGTATCCGCTACCATCGCCTCTGCCTCGGTTCCGTTCAAGCCGGAAGAACTCAAGACCCATGAAATCGGGATGAAATCACGTTGGCTTGAGAATCGCCTGGACCTGAACATGGCCCTTTTCCGCAGCTATTACGACGACCAGCAGGTTAACTCTTTCACCGGTACTACATCTGCGGTATTAAATGCCGGCAAGTCAAAAATCAATGGCGCCGAACTGGAAGCCAAGGCATTGCTCATGGAAGGCTTGCAAGCCGGACTGGGCCTGTCCTTCCTCAACTATTCCTACCAGAAATTCGACATGGGACCGACCATCGGCGATGTTGCGGAACGCGCTCGCATGAACAATGCGCCCCGACATACCGCCAATCTGTCGGTGGATTACAGCTTCCCCAGATTCAGCTTCGGTAAGCTGGCGCTGCATCTCAATTACAACTATGTTGCGGCAGCAGAGGCCATCGCCATCAAAACAAACGGTGCTGCACCCAATTCCAAGCTAGACGCCCGTGGTTTGTATGATGCTCGCATCGTCCTGTCCGGGGTCAAGGTAGGTAATGAATCTTCACTGCAATTCGCGCTCTGGGGCATGAATCTGACCAATAAACGCTATATCGACGGCCTGGTCGATTTCAACACCTTCCGCGCGGGCACCCTCGGCATGCCACGAACCTACGGCGGCGATGTGACGCTGAATTTCTAA
- the arfB gene encoding alternative ribosome rescue aminoacyl-tRNA hydrolase ArfB, with translation MRQVPVIEIPLAEIELSAVRAQGAGGQNVNKVSSAIHLRFDILASSLPEAVKTRLLALQDQRISKDGVLVIKAQEYRTQELNREEALRRLQELVASVALPPKLRRPTRPTLGSRQRRLESKAKRGQIKRGRGRVDD, from the coding sequence ATGCGGCAGGTACCCGTCATCGAGATTCCCCTGGCGGAAATCGAGCTCAGCGCCGTGCGGGCCCAGGGGGCCGGCGGCCAGAACGTCAACAAGGTTTCCAGTGCCATTCACCTGCGCTTCGACATCCTTGCCTCATCCCTGCCTGAGGCGGTGAAGACCCGCCTGCTGGCGCTTCAGGACCAGCGCATCAGCAAGGACGGGGTGCTGGTGATCAAGGCCCAGGAGTATCGGACCCAGGAACTGAACCGGGAGGAAGCCCTGCGCCGGCTTCAGGAGCTGGTTGCGAGCGTCGCCCTGCCACCCAAGCTGCGCCGCCCCACTCGGCCCACTTTGGGCTCTCGTCAGCGTCGCCTGGAAAGCAAGGCGAAACGCGGCCAGATCAAGCGGGGCCGGGGGCGGGTCGATGACTGA
- the zapD gene encoding cell division protein ZapD, which translates to MITYEYPLNERIRTLLRLEDLFDKCAHFLAGEGPEEHHVALVTLFEILEAAGRADLKFDLMQELERQRQILLSFRNNPDISEDALSGALYEIEQASASLLSMQGRIGHYLRENEWLMAIKNRAAIPGGVCEFDLPSYHFWLHREAAARQADLRGWIGPMLAIRQALGIVLRLLRSSGRPEQQMAVRGAYQMMLAGRTAQMVRLRLTMDEAFVPEISASKYALNIRFLAPDVDHRPKQADASVNFELTFCNL; encoded by the coding sequence GTGATCACATACGAATATCCTCTCAACGAGCGCATCCGCACCCTGTTGCGCCTGGAGGACCTGTTCGACAAGTGCGCCCATTTCCTCGCCGGCGAAGGTCCCGAGGAGCACCATGTGGCCCTGGTGACCCTGTTCGAGATCCTCGAAGCCGCCGGTCGTGCCGACCTCAAATTCGATCTGATGCAGGAACTGGAGCGCCAGCGCCAGATTCTTCTGTCCTTCCGCAACAACCCGGATATCTCCGAGGATGCCCTATCCGGCGCCCTCTACGAGATCGAGCAAGCCTCGGCCAGTCTCCTCTCCATGCAGGGCCGGATCGGCCACTACCTGCGGGAAAACGAGTGGCTGATGGCCATCAAGAACCGAGCCGCCATTCCCGGCGGCGTCTGCGAGTTCGATCTGCCCTCCTATCACTTCTGGCTGCATCGGGAAGCCGCGGCCCGGCAGGCAGATTTGCGGGGCTGGATCGGTCCCATGCTGGCCATCCGCCAGGCCCTGGGCATCGTCCTGCGCCTGCTGCGCTCCTCGGGCCGACCCGAACAGCAGATGGCGGTGCGGGGCGCCTACCAGATGATGCTGGCGGGCCGCACCGCCCAGATGGTGCGCCTGCGCCTGACCATGGACGAAGCCTTTGTGCCCGAGATCAGCGCCAGCAAGTACGCCCTCAACATCCGCTTCCTCGCACCGGATGTAGACCATCGCCCCAAGCAGGCGGATGCCAGCGTCAACTTCGAGCTGACCTTCTGTAACCTGTAG
- the coaE gene encoding dephospho-CoA kinase (Dephospho-CoA kinase (CoaE) performs the final step in coenzyme A biosynthesis.) produces the protein MSQPLIVGLTGGIGSGKSAAADMFAALGAAIVDADVVAHDLTGPGGAAMAAIREAFGDAVITPTGALDRTAMRQLAFTDPSARARLEAVLHPLIGAECASRMAAAIKHGAPYVIHAVPLLAESGGARQHMNRVLVVDCPEELQVSRVMARSGLAAEEVRRIMAAQAGRAVRLVIADDVIVNDGDLEALRQQVAELHAKYLATATK, from the coding sequence ATGAGTCAGCCTTTGATCGTCGGGCTCACCGGCGGCATCGGCAGCGGCAAGAGTGCCGCCGCCGATATGTTCGCGGCCCTGGGGGCCGCCATCGTGGACGCCGATGTCGTGGCCCATGACCTGACCGGACCCGGGGGTGCGGCCATGGCTGCCATCCGGGAGGCCTTCGGCGATGCTGTGATTACCCCCACAGGTGCCCTGGACCGGACCGCCATGCGTCAGCTGGCCTTCACCGACCCTTCCGCCCGGGCCCGCCTGGAGGCCGTCCTGCACCCCCTGATCGGCGCCGAATGTGCCTCGAGGATGGCGGCCGCCATAAAGCACGGTGCGCCCTACGTGATCCATGCCGTGCCTCTACTGGCAGAGTCCGGAGGCGCCCGGCAGCACATGAACCGGGTGCTGGTGGTGGATTGTCCGGAGGAATTGCAGGTAAGCCGGGTCATGGCCCGCAGCGGACTGGCCGCCGAGGAGGTGCGCCGCATCATGGCGGCCCAGGCAGGTCGGGCCGTCCGACTGGTCATCGCCGACGACGTGATCGTCAATGATGGCGATCTGGAGGCCCTTCGCCAGCAAGTGGCCGAACTCCACGCAAAATACCTTGCAACGGCAACAAAGTAG